Proteins encoded within one genomic window of Trichoderma asperellum chromosome 2, complete sequence:
- a CDS encoding uncharacterized protein (EggNog:ENOG41): MEAETADSDRPSFTSFWKRVKQKEKQEGDGHKKKGKKTASPSSAGELQDEAYAEDQEADRDADENAGKDADAKDRAQLRRAQVRKAQIQHRQRKANYVKQLELDVSQLRDLITQAQQETSQMRMENDGIRDLLRKSEQHLQPKYPQADSTYFSNAGSPGTLVAGLSELDTQEWLGGGQLSDLDLNQNPLMPSTSNDAEMFGHINIDDITVSLGIHDLLGTPCFTINSSSGASIQTSASPPPPPSFESTPLTPPLTPQQEQTVINWILALENICWDHFQSTDFHNHVPGEHEDSYNHALTATALFMNAAPASIFTDRQVFTAIDPATTQAPTFHWQASGINISSLWALAQFELDPTEISPVQIWFDLASKYSYELLFSDGLLTALLIEMRPLIRCIEFGASIQRQFYEDVIARVLGPPAVV; the protein is encoded by the exons ATGGAAGCAGAGACGGCAGACTCAGATCGGCCCTCGTTCACGTCCTTCTGGAAGCGAGTGAAGCAGAAGGAAAAGCAGGAGGGCGACGgccacaagaagaagggcaagaagacggCCAGTCCAAGCTCGGCCGGCGAGCTGCAGGACGAAGCATATGCAGAGGACCAAGAAGCAGATCGAGATGCTG ATGAAAACGCTGGCAAGGATGCCGATGCCAAGGACCGCGCCCAGCTTCGACGAGCCCAGGTCAGGAAGGCCCAGAtccagcaccgccagcgAAAGGCAAACTATGTCaagcagctggagctggacgTGTCTCAGCTGCGAGACCTCATCACCCAGGCCCAGCAGGAGACATCGCAGATGCGAATGGAAAACGACGGCATCCGAGATCTGCTAAGGAAGAGTGAGCAGCACCTTCAGCCCAAATATCCGCAGGCCGACTCAACGTATTTCTCAAACGCAGGCTCTCCTGGCACTCTTGTGGCTGGCTTGTCTGAGCTAGACACTCAAGAATGGCTCGGTGGCGGACAACTGTCAGATCTGGACCTGAACCAGAACCCCTTGATGCCTTCGACCTCAAACGATGCGGAAATGTTTGGTCATATCAACATTGATGACATCACAGTGTCACTGGGCATTCATGATCTCTTGGGCACGCCTTGCTTTACCATCAACTCTTCCTCTGGTGCCAGCATACAGACCTCTGCCAgcccgcctcctccgcctaGCTTTGAAAGCACTCCCCTAACACCTCCCTTGACCCCTCAACAAGAACAGACGGTGATCAATTGGATATTAGC ACTTGAAAACATTTGTTGGGACCACTTCCAATCCACCGATTTCCACAACCACGTTCCTGGTGAACACGAAGACTCTTACAACCATGCTCTCACCGCAACTGCTCTCTTCATGAATGCCGCACCTGCTTCCATCTTCACCGACCGCCAAGTGTTTACCGCTATAGACCCTGCCACAACACAAGCACCCACCTTCCACTGGCAAGCTAGCGGCATCAACATCAGCTCCCTCTGGGCCCTGGCACAATTTGAGCTTGATCCAACTGAGATCTCTCCCGTACAGATTTGGTTCGACCTAGCGTCCAAGTATTCCTACGAGCTGCTATTTTCGGACGGCTTGTTGACGGCCTTGTTGATCGAAATGAGGCCATTGATAAGGTGTATCGAGTTCGGCGCGTCGATACAGAGGCAATTCTACGAGGATGTGATTGCCAGAGTTCTAGGACCGCCTGCGGTGGTTTAA
- a CDS encoding uncharacterized protein (EggNog:ENOG41~BUSCO:EOG092D048Q) — protein sequence MALELGPGVRSGSPESSGRDSPIPRQWRNQLGGGDAPVKDKAYRRYAAGVDKALLLFETALEEWADYISFLNRLLKSLQARPPASTIIPSKITVAKRLSQCLNPSLPSGVHQKALEVYNYVFETIGKDGLSRDLPLYLPGLAPTLSFASLSVRSPYLDLLERHFTGVDSRSLRPAMKSIILALLPGLEDETSEDFDRTMRLMGSFKNAIRPADSVTLTEQHATGDDFFWQCFFLASVTSHGRRAGALAYLVRNLPVLGSDSSIVTSSEKNGQNDADQGNYSNEIVAIVTSPEPGLLVRCFASGLSDEQLLIQRGFLDLLVSHLPLNSKVLQSLVKPGDLELLLRAAVGVVTRRDMSLNRRLWAWLLGPEPAGNENEHNPDLHGGASDGQQALLSSRTNYFEQFGLQSLTKALLEMIKDTSHGGVAERTRPYRICLSLMDKLEVGGLVIPDIFLPVVESVRQFQNQGPAKGEFTEVLRSASVFFDGIEGGLIYGELVGLLDQAISSGKANSEDRSGKLSLVKFIIAHFNVHDGEMSTIHAPLACLAALAMLEDAASRKDTLRLSDSPNSSLKEQVLSIVVSLLELVPSWAFAEPTKGKTSQKKDSDPSTSLSAKDLLKRIQDFYVHGQGNPEASPIPFSQIETGELILAKAVKYIVDDAAEQDSPCSLSFHIKILLLILLKVPKTYRFDEKMLMSSLKAQLTQKRPLRFSDFSSILHLITQLHYVERISTPELSELVHPLVRHAWSYLAASEPKYHVETVRCLWQLQAAISLSRRDVEAALASIIVNQSSGDGADIGRAFGVLWSHTIQDTQSDRRGPKIPTIEAKLGQRLSGTDHYEIILTRPLFLVLDGLLDDRTQLFMTVKSWLSNMVGIDRLFLLFVMKFGEIPFLREVGKGFQAEKSLPNRLAFTEDDDIDLCLYYLRTLYHVLIHSGETSGAVLISKHLSFNDTLQVQISTGGDEDDITLQDYFVRVCMACITGDAIAPTSDDLSNRVSQLHRYALTVLHHFLTSHHAAPLFNLNLDHILIDRLSISIGKTDPYVQVLLLDVVFDALKLHDAVATELAISSIAEKRRSSADPLHATRLSISSGDMAPPPMIMPPQLLKCLQSGLSSANSQFVLDTWVSFLSRCLPFYSQSIFQILIPLVETLCKQIGATFSHLRTLFEDESYEIKSEAGTPESTLIYLLNALEQVLAKAHDQLLAEEAQALALKGPDQPQSIFGSMVSGVFQSDSPQSRSATANDRLTVHLAFQDAVRMCFSIWSWGQGDETTTQDINSSASFNYTSLRMRNRARRLLEHLFTAETLESLETVIDVWRNSTSAAEHVTVFSFLAALDAARPKHSMPALFNSIYSRTNPAALEPSRKSTMTISLQDADLVVFLVEYARSLDDDAMDEIWQDCITFLKDLLNNPFPHRQTLPSLLEFAAILGEKVDNTNFGEQRKMRRELGDLFLRLLTALFTTRPTFTDSSNSNGTSGTKVAKGELERRGTFPGVIERSDDVVAILASIVPNLPKILLEPDRVLSAAATISTNVIGPTFRSKTFPDSVSSSTLKLLHELSRLPNNQKTWKKDVSDAFNDSKFFAMNLALVQNDWLPLLRQWALTDKDRIPEIVGRISAPTTAGIVFGVGATSARLEADRKTQLNLRRIATLILASAEDAFVTDIPAIFDKVVELFGATSTSSPSSTTRAEVYMVIRALVLKVSPIHLARLWPVVNAEIHSAISSIVAPDHSTASEIYVNAAILQACKLLDLLICVAPDDFQLHEWLFVTDTIEAVYRSSTYQPVALVDEISEELGATTIAGHDDATIMAQMATNQNGPRRLPLLGAGGISDDVRFERKDELVAKVLRPFFGQLSIFAFESTYAMGALDRDACVEALLRDVFDDRSMVKAL from the exons ATGGCGCTTGAACTGGGTCCTGGCGTACGCTCCGGGTCGCCAGAGAGCTCTGGGCGGGACTCGCCCATTCCACGACAATGGAGGAACCAACTCGGCGGAG GAGATGCCCCGGTTAAGGACAAGGCATACCGTCGATATGCTGCTGGAGTCGACAAGGCGTTGCTCTTATTCGAAACAGCTCTAGAGGAATGGGCTGACTATATATCCTTCCTCAACAGGCTCCTTAAG AGCCTGCAAGCTCGACCGCCCGCCAGCACTATTATTCCCTCCAAGATTACCGTCGCGAAACGTTTATCACAATGTTTAAACCCGTCTCTACCCTCGGGTGTACACCAGAAGGCGCTCGAAGTTTATAATTATGTATTTGAAACGATTGGGAAAGATGGGCTCTCTCGAGACCTCCCTCTATACCTTCCTGGATTGGCACCCACCCTCTCTTTTGCATCACTCTCCGTCCGGTCTCCATATCTCGACCTTCTTGAGCGCCATTTTACGGGTGTCGATTCCAGGTCCTTACGTCCAGCTATGAAATCAATAATATTGGCACTGCTACCTGGTTTAGAAGATGAAACTAGCGAGGATTTTGATCGAACTATGCGACTGATGGGAAGCTTCAAGAATGCTATCCGACCAGCAGATAGCGTCACTCTCACGGAACAACATGCCACCGGTGACGATTTCTTTTGGCAATGCTTCTTTCTGGCCTCTGTTACAAGCCATGGCCGCCGTGCCGGTGCTCTAGCCTACTTGGTTCGAAATCTGCCTGTCCTGGGCTCGGACTCATCTATCGTTACATCCAGCGAGAAAAATGGCCAAAACGATGCAGACCAAGGCAACTATAGTAACGAGATTGTTGCTATTGTTACCTCTCCAGAACCGGGTTTGCTGGTGAGATGTTTTGCTAGTGGGCTTTCTGATGAGCAGCTGTTGATACAGCGTGGCTTTCTTGATCTGCTTGTCTCACATCTCCCACTTAATTCCAAAGTGTTACAATCTCTTGTTAAACCTGGTGATCTGGAACTTCTCTTGAGAGCGGCTGTTGGAGTAGTTACCCGAAGAGATATGAGTCTAAATCGTCGATTATGGGCATGGCTCCTCGGCCCTGAGCCAGCAGGCAACGAAAATGAACACAACCCAGACTTACATGGTGGCGCCTCAGATGGTCAGCAGGCTCTGCTATCTTCTCGAACAAATTACTTCGAGCAGTTTGGTCTACAATCCCTTACAAAAGCTCTTCTTGAAATGATCAAAGATACTTCTCACGGTGGAGTTGCCGAACGAACCCGCCCATATAGAAtttgtctttctttgatGGACAAGTTGGAAGTTGGTGGACTGGTGATACCGGACATCTTTCTTCCCGTGGTGGAGAGCGTACGGCAGTTTCAGAATCAAGGCCCGGCCAAGGGAGAGTTTACAGAAGTTCTACGCAGCGCAAGCGTATTTTTCGATGGTATTGAGGGTGGTCTGATATACGGCGAACTCGTTGGACTTCTGGATCAAGCTATTAGCTCTGGGAAGGCTAACAGTGAAGATCGAAGCGGCAAACTCTCTTTGGTCAAGTTTATCATTGCCCATTTCAATGTGCATGATGGCGAGATGAGCACAATCCATGCTCCTCTTGCCTGTCTCGCCGCTTTGGCCATGTTAGAAGATGCAGCAAGTCGAAAAGATACCCTTCGTCTGTCGGATAGCCCTAATTCATCTCTTAAAGAGCAAGTCCTCAGCATTGTCGTTTCTCTCTTGGAACTGGTGCCAAGTTGGGCTTTCGCAGAGCCTACTAAGGGCAAAACCAGCCAAAAGAAAGATTCTGATCCCTCTACTTCGCTGTCAGCCAAAGATTTATTGAAAAGAATCCAAGATTTTTACGTCCATGGGCAAGGAAATCCTGAGGCTTCCCCAATACCTTTCTCTCAAATAGAAACTGGAGAACTGATTTTGGCCAAAGCAGTCAAATATATTGTTGATGACGCGGCCGAACAGGATTCGCCTTGTTCTTTGAGTTTCCACATCAAAATCCTACTCCTCATTTTGTTGAAAGTTCCCAAAACCTACAGGTTCGATGAGAAGATGTTAATGTCATCTTTAAAAGCACAACTGACTCAGAAACGACCCTTGAGGTTTTCTGACTTTTCTTCAATTCTACATCTCATCACGCAGCTTCATTATGTTGAACGAATCTCAACTCCGGAGTTGTCTGAGCTTGTACACCCTCTAGTTCGCCATGCATGGTCATATCTTGCAGCTTCTGAGCCTAAATATCACGTGGAAACGGTCCGATGTCTTTGGCAGCTTCAGGCAGCTATTTCTTTATCTCGTCGTGATGTTGAAGCCGCCCTTGCGAGTATCATAGTGAACCAGAGTTCTGGCGATGGTGCAGATATTGGGCGTGCTTTCGGTGTTCTTTGGTCACATACTATTCAAGATACTCAATCCGATCGGCGAGGGCCAAAGATCCCTACAATTGAAGCAAAATTGGGCCAAAGATTAAGTGGGACTGATCATTATGAGATTATATTGACACGACCTTTGTTCCTTGTGCTTGACGGATTGTTAGATGACAGGACGCAGTTGTTCATGACTGTCAAATCATGGCTCAGTAACATGGTTGGCATTGACAG GTTATTTCTACTCTTCGTAATGAAATTTGGAGAGATACCCTTTCTTCGCGAAGTTGGAAAAGGCTTTCAAGCTGAGAAGTCTCTACCTAACCGCCTCGCTTTCaccgaagatgacgacatAGATCTCTGCTTGTACTATCTACGGACTCTCTATCACGTCCTAATTCACTCAGGAGAAACTTCAGGGGCAGTACTTATATCTAAGCACCTCTCCTTCAACGATACGCTGCAGGTGCAAATTTCCA CTGgtggagatgaagacgacatTACGTTACAGGATTATTTTGTTCGGGTGTGCATGGCCTGCATCACTGGCGATGCAATTGCGCCTACTAGCGATGACCTGAGCAACAGAGTCTCCCAGCTGCATCGTTATGCACTGACCGTTCTTCACCACTTCCTCACAAGCCATCACGCCGCTCCTCTATTCAATCTGAATCTTGATCATATTCTCATTGATAGACTGTCAATCTCCATTGGAAAAACGGATCCGTATGTGCAAGTCCTTTTGCTTGACGTCGTCTTTGACGCTCTCAAGTTACATGATGCTGTGGCGACAGAGCTTGCTATATCTTCAATTGCCGAAAAGCGACGATCAAGCGCGGATCCTCTGCATGCAACTAGATTATCCATCTCTTCCGGCGACATGGCGCCCCCTCCTATGATAATGCCACCCCAGCTACTCAAGTGCCTACAGTCAGGTTTAAGCTCAGCAAACAGCCAGTTTGTTTTAGACACTTGGGTCTCATTTTTAAGCAGATGTCTGCCTTTTTATTCCCAGTCCATCTTTCAGATTTTGATACCCCTTGTCGAAACCCTATGCAAACAAATAGGCGCTACCTTCTCTCATTTGAGAACCTTGTTTGAAGACGAATCATATGAAATCAAGAGTGAGGCTGGCACACCGGAATCTACTTTAATTTACCTTCTCAACGCTCTAGAACAAGTCCTGGCCAAGGCACATGATCAATTgctggctgaagaagctcaagcgcTGGCTCTGAAAGGCCCCGACCAGCCTCAATCAATCTTTGGGAGCATGGTGTCAGGCGTCTTCCAATCAGACTCCCCCCAATCGCGAAGCGCCACGGCAAATGACCGCTTGACCGTTCATTTAGCCTTCCAAGATGCTGTACGAATGTGCTTTTCAATCTGGTCTTGGGGACAGGGGGATGAAACCACTACACAGGACATCAATTCATCAGCGTCCTTCAACTATACGTCTCTGAGGATGCGGAATCGGGCAAGGCGTCTCCTTGAACACCTTTTCACGGCGGAGACTCTCGAAAGTCTCGAGACCGTGATTGATGTATGGAGAAACTCAACGAGCGCTGCAGAGCATGTCACcgtatttagctttttagcAGCTTTAGATGCTGCAAGGCCAAAACACTCGATGCCGGCCCTTTTCAACTCGATATACAGTCGTACGAACCCTGCTGCGTTGGAACCCTCACGGAAATCAACAATGACAATTTCACTTCAGGATGCCGACTTGGTTGTCTTCTTAGTTGAATATGCCAGGTCACTGGATGACGATGCCATGGATGAAATATGGCAAGACTGCATAACGTTCTTGAAGGACCTCCTGAACAATCCTTTCCCTCACAGACAAACGCTTCCTAGCCTTCTTGAATTTGCCGCCATCTTAGGCGAGAAAGTCGACAACACCAATTTCGGTGAGCAGCGGAAGATGCGTAGGGAATTAGGG GACCTCTTCCTAAGGCTTCTCACTGCTCTCTTCACCACGAGGCCGACTTTTACTGATTCAAGCAATTCGAACGGCACGTCAGGAACCAAAGTTGCTAAGGGCGAGCTTGAACGTCGCGGCACATTTCCCGGTGTCATTGAAAGATCTGATGATGTTGTGGCCATTCTCGCTTCCATCGTTCCAAACCTACCCAAAATCCTCCTTGAGCCTGATCGAGTtctctctgcagctgcaaCGATATCTACGAATGTTATTGGTCCGACTTTCCGCTCCAAGACATTCCCAGATTCGGTTTCCTCGAGCACCCTGAAGCTCTTGCACGAACTTTCAAGGCTACCAAACAACCAGAAAACTTGGAAGAAGGATGTCAGCGATGCCTTCAACGATAGTAAATTCTTCGCAATGAACCTCGCTTTGGTTCAGAATGACTGGCTACCGTTGCTGCGGCAGTGGGCATTGACGGATAAGGATAGAATCCCAGAAATAGTTGGCCGCATCAGCGCACCTACTACTGCGGGAATAGTATTCGGGGTGGGCGCCACTTCAGCTCGTTTAGAGGCTGATCGAAAGACACAGCTTAACTTGCGGAGGATCGCTACTCTGATCCTTGCCTCTGCGGAAGATGCTTTCGTTACGGATATCCCTGCCATCTTTGATAAGGTGGTTGAGCTTTTCGGGGCCACTTcgacatcatctccatcatccacAACGCGAGCAGAGGTATACATGGTCATCCGAGCGTTGGTGCTCAAGGTCAGCCCAATCCATCTCGCCAGGCTATGGCCCGTGGTCAATGCCGAGATTCACTCGGCCATTTCGTCCATCGTGGCCCCGGATCACAGCACGGCATCCGAGATTTATGTCAATGCCGCTATCTTGCAGGCTTGCAAGCTGCTCGACCTGCTCATCTGCGTTGCGCCGGATGATTTCCAACTGCACGAGTGGCTCTTCGTGACAGATACCATTGAGGCGGTATATAGATCATCTACGTACCAGCCCGTCGCTCTGGTCGACGAAATATCCGAAGAGCTCGGCGCAACCACCATTGCGGGCCATGACGATGCAACGATAATGGCCCAGATGGCGACTAATCAAAACGGCCCACGCCGTCTTCCGCTCCTCGGGGCGGGTGGCATCAGCGACGATGTTAGGTTTGAGAGAAAGGATGAGCTGGTTGCCAAAGTTCTTAGGCCATTCTTTGGGCAGCTCAGCATTTTCGCCTTTGAATCGACGTATGCTATGGGAGCGCTGGATAGAGATGCCTGCGTGGAGGCGCTGTTGAGGGATGTTTTTGATGATCGTAGTATGGTTAAAGCTTTGTAA
- a CDS encoding uncharacterized protein (TransMembrane:1 (i31-55o)) — protein sequence MPLHFGRGDDERRIEQSSGGNWKRKSSEVRCWINCGAAWSAVVVGLATYVGTLALSTPAFWAQPLKRSLLDDFNSGESS from the exons ATGCCATTGCACTTTGGTCgcggcgacgacgagagGCGGATCGAACAGAGCAGTGGAGGAAACTGGAAGCGAAAGAGCTCCGAAGTAAGGTGTTGGATCAACTGTGGCGCTGCCTGGTCCGCTGTGGTCG TGGGGTTGGCTACGTATGTCGGCACCTTAGCTCTGTCGACTCCCGCGTTTTGGGCGCAACCACTGAAACGTAGCCTTCTGGACGACTTCAACTCTGGCGAATCATCGTGA
- the MON1 gene encoding Vacuolar fusion protein mon1 (BUSCO:EOG092D1UL3), whose translation MGQESDSPVEEQPPPLPPRPHASSVSSAVDPKAFQAQATTAITSLDIQTLSFPDGTRGTFSTHSRSTSTPIGSGYTSPNPPRPSSSGAEGDDAASIMSFAPTMRPAGDIASLLTSSLSKKSAAWNLLKAQAANAQPFEKHYRSADDRLANFEKEFDALPDETNEYFKDDERLAIWRSKLKQYMVLSSAGKPIWSRHGDLNLINSSIGVVQTIISFYEGSKNPLQGFTAGNTRFVVLTQGPLYFVAISKLGESDSQLRVQLEALYMQILSTLTLPSLTNIFANRPSTDLRKPLQGTEALLSSLADSFTKGSPSALLSSLECLKLRKSQRHTINNTFLKSRADKLLYGLIVAGGKLVSVIRPRRHSLHPSDLQLIFNMLFESEGIKAGGGENWIPLCLPAFNNKGYLYMYVSFFEGVSGEQATAPAAAVGQPVGEEIAMILISADREAFFSLKQMRDDVAQQLAKNGSLAIIRDAARAGRPSMAQIAPGSPICHFLFKSRANVQFCMSNLEPAFSHPVKRRRLMTVYHELHASTHAKNAHLKILQCVSDDSTSLAWLTPAFELYCIGGPNLSRAAMAQGANKIMQWIKREENRLFIIGGGVF comes from the coding sequence ATGGGACAGGAGAGCGATTCCCCCGTCGAGGAGCAACCCCCTCCGCTCCCACCTCGACCACACGCGAGCAGCGTGAGCAGTGCGGTAGACCCGAAAGCCTTTCAGGCTCAAGCGACGACTGCTATAACATCGTTGGATATCCAGACACTGTCCTTTCCCGACGGGACGCGGGGAACATTCTCCACGCATTCCCGGTCTACATCGACACCCATAGGCAGCGGCTATACGTCTCCAAATCCCCCCCGGCCAAGCAGCTCGGGGGCTGAAGGCGACGATGCCGCCAGTATCATGAGCTTTGCGCCAACGATGCGCCCGGCGGGAGACATTGCCAGCTTGTTGACGTCCTCGCTGAGCAAGAAGAGCGCCGCATGGAATCTGCTAAAGGCGCAAGCGGCAAATGCCCAACCATTTGAGAAACATTACAGAAGCGCAGATGATCGACTCGCCAATTTCGAGAAGGAGTTTGATGCGCTTCCCGATGAAACAAATGAGTACTTCAAGGACGACGAAAGGTTGGCCATTTGGCGCTCGAAACTAAAACAGTACATGGTCCTATCCTCTGCCGGCAAACCCATCTGGAGCCGACATGGAGACCTCAATCTTATAAATTCCTCCATCGGAGTGGTACAAACCATCATATCTTTCTACGAAGGCTCCAAAAACCCCCTCCAAGGTTTCACAGCTGGCAACACCCGGTTCGTGGTATTGACTCAGGGGCCACTCTATTTTGTAGCTATCAGCAAGCTTGGGGAGAGCGACTCACAGCTACGTGTACAACTAGAGGCCTTATATATGCAAATCTTATCAACCCTCACGCTACCTTCTCTAACCAACATATTCGCGAATCGACCGTCCACCGACTTGCGCAAACCGTTGCAAGGAACCGAAGCTCTGTTGTCATCGTTAGCGGACAGCTTCACGAAGGGCTCTCCCTCAGCATTGCTAAGCTCATTGGAATGTTTAAAGCTGCGCAAATCTCAGAGGCATACAATTAACAATACATTTTTGAAATCAAGGGCCGACAAGCTGCTCTACGGGCTCATTGTTGCTGGAGGCAAGCTTGTCAGCGTTATTCGGCCCCGGCGCCATTCTCTTCACCCTAGCGACCTCCAGCTCATATTCAACATGCTCTTCGAGTCGGAGGGCATCAAAGCTGGAGGTGGCGAAAACTGGATTCCACTGTGCCTGCCGGCCTTCAACAATAAAGGGTatctatatatgtatgtcAGCTTTTTCGAAGGGGTGTCAGGCGAGCAGGCGACGGCACCCGCTGCGGCCGTGGGACAGCCGGTGGGCGAAGAGATTGCCATGATCCTCATCAGCGCGGACAGAGAAGCATTTTTCAGCCTCAAGCAGATGCGAGACGACGTCGCGCAACAGCTGGCAAAGAACGGcagcctcgccatcatccgAGATGCCGCTCGTGCTGGTCGCCCCAGCATGGCGCAGATCGCGCCAGGAAGCCCGATTTGCCATTTCTTGTTTAAGTCGCGAGCGAATGTGCAATTCTGCATGTCAAATCTAGAGCCGGCTTTCAGCCATCCTGTAAAAAGAAGACGTCTCATGACGGTATATCACGAGCTCCATGCCTCGACACACGCAAAGAATGCGCATCTTAAGATTTTACAATGCGTAAGCGATGACTCTACATCTCTTGCTTGGCTCACTCCTGCGTTTGAACTCTACTGCATTGGTGGGCCTAATTTGTCACGAGCGGCAATGGCGCAGGGCGCCAATAAGATTATGCAATGGattaagagagaagagaaccGGTTGTTCATCATTGGTGGCGGTGTATTTTGA
- a CDS encoding uncharacterized protein (EggNog:ENOG41): protein MASRKPDFHLLMPAASQPDLQFQSRSPIRSPRFHEDFDAPFSESFLDPPPPKTSYFAESKDKVPPPPQRSYDDSWVQLPKRRASVNDKVLQWAKRSLTIKRQRPSRPGEGFSDLQPPPSRGSRRMSTLPMETAYGKRNNHTQPSTIITVAEIPKPT from the coding sequence ATGGCTTCACGCAAACCCGACTTCCACCTCTTGATGCCCGCCGCCAGCCAGCCGGATCTTCAATTCCAGTCACGCAGCCCCATCCGCAGCCCTCGTTTCCACGAGGACTTTGATGCTCCCTTTTCCGAATCTTTCCTGGACCCCCCGCCTCCTAAGACGTCCTACTTTGCGGAGAGCAAAGACAAAGTTCCACCGCCGCCTCAGCGAAGCTATGACGACAGCTGGGTGCAATTGCCTAAGCGCCGGGCGAGCGTCAACGACAAGGTGCTGCAATGGGCCAAGCGCTCATTGACGATTAAACGACAGCGGCCTTCACGTCCTGGCGAAGGCTTTTCTGATTTACAACCACCCCCAAGTAGGGGCTCCAGGAGGATGAGCACCTTGCCAATGGAGACGGCTTACGGCAAACGCAACAATCACACTCAGCCTTCAACAATCATCACTGTGGCTGAAATTCCAAAGCCGACTTAA